A region from the Mucilaginibacter sp. CSA2-8R genome encodes:
- a CDS encoding efflux RND transporter permease subunit, protein MLRKFIERPVLSTVISVIIVILGVLGLTTLPISQYPEIAPPTVVVSAAYQGANADVVMNSVIVPLEEQINGVENMTYMTSTASNDGSAKITVYFKLGTNPDLAAVNVQNRVSKATPLLPAEVTKAGVTTAKQQSSMVMVFAMTSTNKSYDQTFLQNYANINLLPQLKRVNGVGDASVFGQQDYSMRIWLKPDVMATYGLIPDDVNAALAEQNIEAAPGKIGENSDQSFQYVLKYKGRLKSPSEFENIVIRSATKGQILRLRDIAKVELGSLSYASNTETNGNPSIAVAVFQTAGSNAHEMIAQCEQTIEAASKTFPAGIKVVPIFSANEFLDVSIEKVIHTLVEAFVLVFIVVFVFLQDFRSTLIPAIAVPVAIIGTFFFLQLFGFTINLLTLFALVLAIGIVVDDAIVVVEAVHAKLDHGVKSARKATTDAMSEISSAIISITLVMAAVFVPVSFITGSSGVFYKQFGLTLAISILISAVNALTLSPALCALLLKPHPEGEHHKSGLLQRFYTAFNTSFDSLTQKYKRSVSFLAVKKWIAIAGIAVFAVVFWFLLKTTPSAFVPNEDQGFIIGDISLPPASSLERTTQVVNQVADMIQKMPEVESATRIAGQGILSGAGGSYGVVFIKLKPWDKREGAEHTVDAVTGKLFGMTAGIKSARILFIVPPALQGFGNSSGFEFQVQDKTGSDINNFAQVNGKFLAALSQRPEIQYATTFFNTNFPQFQVDVNVPKCKDANVSVSSVLGTLQGYYGGLYASNFNQFGKQYRVMIQAAAPYRGTPESLNGIYVRTNDGVMAPISEFVSLKRVYGPESINRFNLFTSISVTGAPKPGYSSGDAIKAIREVAAKTLPAGFGYEFSGLTREEISGGSQTMFIFMLCLVFVYFLLSAQYESYILPFAVLLSLPIGLAGAFIFAFFFGIQNNIYLQITLIMLIGLLAKNAILIVEFSVARRREGESIVNAAIDGAVARLRPILMTSFAFILGLVPLMLASGAGAAGNRSIGTGAVGGMLIGTIFGVFVIPVLFIMFQSLQERIGGKPQPVETEEATLSEVH, encoded by the coding sequence ATGTTACGTAAATTTATTGAACGACCGGTATTATCAACCGTAATATCAGTTATCATTGTTATATTGGGTGTACTGGGCTTAACCACACTGCCTATTTCCCAATATCCTGAAATTGCGCCGCCAACGGTAGTGGTTTCGGCCGCTTACCAGGGCGCCAATGCCGATGTGGTAATGAACAGCGTTATTGTTCCGCTCGAAGAACAGATTAACGGCGTAGAGAACATGACCTACATGACCTCGACTGCCAGTAATGACGGTAGTGCTAAAATTACCGTTTACTTTAAACTGGGTACCAACCCCGATTTGGCAGCGGTAAACGTGCAAAACCGGGTATCAAAAGCTACACCGCTGTTACCTGCCGAGGTAACTAAAGCAGGTGTAACCACCGCTAAACAGCAAAGCAGTATGGTAATGGTATTTGCCATGACCAGTACCAACAAATCTTACGACCAGACTTTTTTGCAAAACTATGCCAACATCAACCTGCTCCCGCAACTGAAACGGGTAAACGGTGTGGGTGATGCCAGCGTATTCGGTCAGCAGGATTACTCGATGCGTATCTGGTTAAAACCGGATGTAATGGCCACCTATGGCTTAATTCCTGATGACGTAAACGCCGCGCTTGCTGAGCAAAATATTGAAGCTGCTCCGGGTAAAATCGGTGAAAACAGCGATCAGTCTTTTCAATATGTTTTAAAATACAAAGGCCGTTTAAAATCACCTTCCGAGTTCGAAAACATCGTTATACGCTCGGCAACCAAGGGACAGATTTTGCGCCTTCGCGATATAGCCAAGGTAGAGCTGGGCTCATTAAGCTATGCGAGCAACACCGAAACCAATGGCAATCCGTCAATAGCTGTGGCCGTATTCCAAACTGCCGGATCAAACGCACACGAGATGATTGCACAGTGTGAGCAAACCATTGAGGCAGCATCAAAAACATTTCCGGCCGGCATCAAGGTAGTCCCTATCTTTAGTGCCAACGAGTTTCTGGATGTATCTATCGAAAAGGTAATCCACACGTTGGTTGAGGCTTTTGTTCTGGTGTTTATCGTCGTATTCGTCTTTTTGCAAGACTTCCGCTCAACGCTTATACCAGCTATTGCCGTTCCGGTGGCTATTATAGGTACCTTTTTCTTTTTGCAGTTATTTGGCTTTACCATTAACCTGCTTACCTTATTCGCTTTGGTTCTGGCCATTGGTATTGTAGTGGATGATGCCATTGTGGTGGTAGAGGCCGTGCATGCCAAACTGGACCATGGCGTAAAATCTGCCCGCAAAGCAACTACCGATGCCATGAGCGAAATTAGCAGTGCCATTATCTCTATTACTTTGGTTATGGCTGCGGTATTTGTTCCGGTATCATTTATTACTGGTTCGTCTGGTGTATTTTACAAACAGTTTGGTTTAACGCTGGCTATCTCTATTTTAATTTCGGCCGTTAACGCGTTAACCTTGAGCCCTGCCCTGTGTGCGCTGTTGCTAAAACCGCACCCGGAAGGTGAGCACCACAAGTCTGGTTTGTTACAGCGTTTTTATACCGCTTTCAATACCTCATTCGATTCGCTTACCCAGAAATACAAACGTTCGGTTAGCTTTTTAGCCGTAAAAAAATGGATAGCGATTGCCGGTATTGCCGTGTTTGCCGTGGTGTTCTGGTTTTTACTAAAAACCACACCAAGCGCCTTCGTACCTAACGAAGATCAGGGCTTTATTATCGGTGATATCTCTTTACCACCGGCATCATCATTAGAGCGTACCACCCAGGTTGTAAACCAGGTGGCCGACATGATCCAAAAAATGCCCGAGGTAGAATCGGCTACCCGCATTGCCGGCCAGGGTATTTTGAGCGGTGCCGGCGGTTCTTATGGTGTGGTATTTATTAAATTAAAACCATGGGATAAGCGCGAGGGTGCCGAACATACTGTTGATGCCGTAACTGGTAAACTATTTGGTATGACGGCCGGCATCAAAAGTGCCCGTATTCTGTTTATCGTGCCTCCTGCATTGCAGGGCTTTGGTAACAGTAGTGGCTTTGAGTTTCAGGTGCAGGATAAAACCGGCAGCGACATTAACAACTTTGCTCAGGTTAACGGCAAGTTTTTAGCGGCATTAAGTCAGCGCCCCGAAATACAGTACGCTACTACCTTTTTCAATACCAACTTCCCGCAGTTTCAGGTTGATGTAAATGTACCGAAATGTAAGGATGCCAACGTATCGGTAAGCTCTGTTTTAGGAACGCTGCAAGGCTATTATGGTGGTTTATATGCGTCTAACTTTAACCAGTTTGGCAAACAGTACCGGGTAATGATTCAGGCTGCAGCGCCCTACCGCGGTACGCCCGAAAGTTTGAATGGTATTTATGTACGCACTAATGATGGCGTAATGGCCCCGATATCAGAATTTGTAAGCCTGAAAAGGGTTTACGGGCCGGAGTCTATTAACCGCTTTAACTTGTTTACCTCTATTTCGGTTACCGGTGCACCAAAACCAGGCTACAGTTCGGGTGATGCCATTAAGGCTATCCGCGAGGTGGCGGCTAAAACCCTGCCTGCCGGCTTTGGTTATGAGTTTTCGGGCTTAACCCGCGAAGAGATTTCGGGTGGCAGCCAAACCATGTTCATCTTTATGCTGTGCCTGGTGTTTGTTTACTTCTTGCTGAGCGCGCAATACGAAAGTTATATTTTGCCTTTCGCCGTTTTGCTGTCCTTACCTATCGGTTTGGCAGGAGCATTCATTTTTGCTTTCTTTTTTGGGATTCAAAACAACATCTACCTGCAAATTACGCTGATTATGCTTATTGGTTTGCTGGCCAAGAATGCGATTTTGATTGTTGAATTCTCGGTAGCCCGCCGCCGCGAAGGCGAAAGCATTGTGAATGCTGCCATAGATGGTGCAGTAGCTCGTTTGCGTCCTATTCTGATGACTTCGTTTGCGTTTATTTTAGGCCTGGTACCACTAATGCTGGCATCGGGGGCAGGTGCCGCGGGTAACCGGTCAATCGGCACGGGCGCGGTTGGCGGTATGCTGATTGGCACCATATTCGGTGTATTTGTAATACCGGTACTGTTCATCATGTTCCAATCGTTGCAGGAGCGCATTGGCGGCAAGCCACAGCCAGTCGAAACTGAAGAAGCCACCCTTTCCGAAGTTCATTAA